Proteins encoded together in one Fimbriiglobus ruber window:
- a CDS encoding helix-turn-helix domain-containing protein, protein MRPQYSFPEPVVQAIADARYRHPDPRVQERMEILWLKTRNVTHSRIAELANVSRSTVQRTLRIYAAKGLDGVRSFGWKGQPSALTPHHGTIEDAFRRHPPHTAHEAARRIEDLTGVRRKASRVRQFLKEDLGMKCLKVAPIPVPPKKTVDEHARTQADFLKDGTGTEVGGSPRR, encoded by the coding sequence ATGCGTCCCCAATATTCGTTTCCCGAACCCGTGGTCCAAGCGATCGCGGACGCGCGCTATCGGCACCCGGACCCGCGTGTCCAAGAGCGGATGGAGATTCTCTGGCTCAAGACCCGGAACGTGACGCACAGTCGGATCGCGGAGTTGGCCAACGTGTCGCGCTCCACGGTGCAGCGGACCCTGCGGATCTATGCGGCGAAGGGTCTGGATGGGGTCCGATCGTTCGGCTGGAAGGGCCAACCCAGTGCGCTGACACCGCATCACGGGACGATCGAAGACGCGTTTCGCCGGCACCCGCCGCACACGGCCCACGAGGCGGCGCGGCGGATCGAGGACCTGACGGGCGTCCGACGCAAGGCGTCGCGGGTGCGCCAGTTCTTGAAAGAGGATCTGGGGATGAAATGCCTGAAGGTGGCACCCATCCCGGTGCCGCCCAAGAAAACGGTCGACGAACACGCCCGCACGCAGGCGGATTTTTTAAAAGACGGAACTGGAACCGAAGTTGGCGGAAGCCCGCGACGGTAA
- a CDS encoding IS630 family transposase: MAEARDGKRTVYFVDASHFVLASFLGWVWCFVRLHVRAASGRQRYNVLGALNAVTHELVTEINTTYITATSVCALLRKIAALGGSLPITLVLDNARYQRCALVEHTAKALGIELLFLPSYSPNLNLIERLWKFVKKEALNSRHHQDFKKFQEAIDHCLADLPTKHREKLATLMTHKFQTWDNVSLLDA; encoded by the coding sequence TTGGCGGAAGCCCGCGACGGTAAGCGGACGGTGTACTTCGTGGACGCGTCGCACTTCGTCTTGGCGTCGTTCCTGGGGTGGGTGTGGTGCTTCGTCCGGTTACATGTCCGGGCCGCGTCGGGACGGCAGAGGTACAACGTGCTGGGTGCGCTGAACGCGGTCACGCACGAGCTGGTGACAGAAATCAACACGACGTACATCACGGCCACCTCGGTGTGTGCGTTGCTCCGCAAGATCGCGGCCCTCGGTGGGTCATTGCCGATCACGCTGGTACTCGACAACGCCCGCTACCAGCGGTGCGCGCTGGTGGAGCACACGGCCAAGGCACTCGGGATCGAGTTGTTGTTCCTGCCGTCGTATTCGCCGAACCTGAACTTGATCGAGCGACTCTGGAAGTTCGTGAAGAAGGAGGCGTTGAACAGCCGCCACCATCAGGACTTCAAGAAGTTCCAGGAGGCCATCGACCATTGCTTGGCGGATCTGCCGACGAAACACCGAGAGAAACTGGCGACCCTGATGACCCACAAATTCCAGACGTGGGACAATGTGTCACTCCTGGACGCGTAA
- a CDS encoding DUF4347 domain-containing protein, which produces MALPRVSRTMTRRPLRVEKLEDRSNPSVTPAPTALLSWTGVAAPIPAAGGDVVFIESDVPNAAALAASASPGATVVLLNANGDGLAQIRAFLAGRTASTIDIIGHGAPGEVDLGTLDLTSATLAARAGDLAAIGAALQPGGTLALYACDVAAGATGTSFVTALSAATGRGVAASTELVGPTALGGSWSLDTRVNGADPDGLPVNESLVTGTLGIITTAAGATNPEGKLATGVPLQVPESVVVDSAGNVYIADTNNQRIREISATTKTITTIAGTGASGLQSTYSGPATGVPLDFPTGLALDQSGNLYIANSLGNNVLKITPTAGTTTWTISVVAGVGGAGFTGDGGQATAANLNDPTGVAVDAAGDVYILDAGNERIREVNAATGIITTVAGSGTAGYAGDGGLATAAKIAAPVVGKPSELALDAAGDIFFADTGNNRIREVNATTHVISTVAGNGTTNLPNGDNGQATAASLNQPAGVTVDGSGNLFISDSTRGSIRKVTAKTGIITTYAGTGTPGYSGDGGKATSATLTNPTGVAIDSAGNVYFADTGNQRVREITAATAVITTVAGNGTKGYTDTAAALTFPVAAVADSAGDLFVVDQTKNEVLEVSGATGITSVFAGNGKAGYLGDNGQATAAELNAPSGIALDPAGNVYIADTKNGAIRKINIKTGVITTVAGNGTNAPGGVGDNGQATAAELNSPVGLAIDSFGNLFIAETARIREVTTSTGRITTVAGSTVPTLGFTGNGGPATAATINPSAVSVGSTGSTAGDLFIADATDNRVYEVVQSTGIITSIAGTGKAGYSGDGAPATAAQLSAPAGVYVDTAGNVIISDTGNNRVREIAATNGVIVTIAGTGTAGFSGDGGQAGVAMVSAPNGLSEDAKGDLFIADTGNQRVREITTANAPSFTADTPPAAGAGTPYSYQFVATGIPAPTYSIDTPPAWATFDPNTGILSGTPPAGGTFKFNITATNGVSPNATVPVTLVVLPAQVISFTLASPVIYGVPPITLSATGGASGNAVTFSVVSGPGTIAGNTLTVTGAGNIVVEADQGGNTSFAPANPVRQTLVVEKASQTIAFSLSSPVVYGTPPLTLSAAGGASTSSVTFSVVSGPGTISGSTLTVTGVGSIVVEADQAADPNYTAAPPVQQVLQVIPAGQTISFPAIGPLTYGVAPFGLQATGGPSGNPVTFSIVSGPGTITGNVLKVTGAGNIVVEADEAASTLYAAATPVQQTIQVNKAPLVVTANNVTAVATSKIPTLTYSVSGLVNGDAASVVSGVSLTTSATNSSPPGTYPIQISGGTAANYALTLTGGTLILTVPGATQIGTSQFAVGTDAGTPGTVTLYNPDQSVVNTLTPFGTGFTGGVRVASADFNGDGTADIVVGTGPGVVTQVEVLDGKTGAVLFSVQPFESSFTGGVFVAVGDLTGSGYPDLIITPDEGGGPRVRVFDGKSFALVADFFGIQDTSFRGGAQAAVGDITGSGYGDLVVAAGYGGGPRVAAYDGRSVIAGKPTKLFGDFFAFESSVRNGVNLAVGDVNGDGKADIVVGGGAGSSPRVAIFDGASLVTSHTLVEDADFFAGDPNSRNGIRVAIKNLDGDQYADLVTGSGTNDGSHVTLYDGSAIVANPGAPVAAGAFDAYLGYLGGVFVG; this is translated from the coding sequence ATGGCCCTTCCACGGGTTTCCCGCACGATGACCCGCCGGCCGTTGCGTGTCGAGAAACTGGAAGACCGGTCGAACCCCTCCGTGACGCCGGCGCCGACCGCGCTGTTGTCCTGGACGGGCGTGGCCGCGCCGATTCCGGCCGCCGGCGGCGACGTGGTGTTCATCGAGTCCGACGTGCCGAACGCGGCGGCCCTTGCCGCCTCGGCGAGTCCCGGCGCAACCGTCGTGCTACTCAACGCTAACGGCGACGGGCTCGCGCAGATCCGGGCGTTCCTCGCGGGCCGAACCGCTTCCACCATCGACATCATCGGGCACGGCGCGCCGGGCGAAGTCGACCTCGGGACGCTGGATTTAACGTCCGCGACCCTGGCCGCCCGCGCCGGCGACCTCGCGGCCATCGGGGCCGCCCTCCAACCGGGCGGGACGCTCGCTCTTTACGCCTGCGACGTGGCTGCCGGGGCGACCGGGACCAGTTTCGTGACCGCCCTGAGCGCCGCGACCGGCCGCGGCGTCGCCGCGTCAACCGAACTGGTGGGTCCGACCGCTCTCGGCGGGAGCTGGAGCCTGGACACCCGGGTCAACGGGGCCGACCCGGACGGGTTGCCGGTGAACGAATCGCTGGTGACCGGCACCCTCGGGATCATTACAACGGCTGCCGGGGCGACCAACCCGGAAGGCAAGCTCGCCACCGGCGTGCCCCTGCAAGTTCCGGAAAGCGTGGTCGTGGATTCCGCCGGCAACGTCTACATCGCCGACACGAACAACCAGCGAATCCGGGAAATCAGCGCGACCACCAAGACCATCACCACGATCGCCGGGACGGGCGCGTCCGGGCTCCAGAGTACGTACAGCGGGCCGGCCACCGGCGTCCCATTGGATTTCCCGACCGGCCTCGCACTCGATCAATCGGGCAACCTGTACATCGCCAACTCGCTGGGCAACAACGTCCTGAAAATCACCCCGACGGCCGGGACGACGACCTGGACCATCTCCGTCGTCGCCGGTGTCGGCGGGGCGGGCTTCACCGGCGACGGCGGGCAGGCGACCGCCGCCAACCTGAACGACCCGACCGGCGTGGCGGTCGACGCGGCCGGTGACGTGTACATCCTCGACGCCGGGAACGAACGCATCCGCGAGGTGAACGCGGCGACCGGAATCATTACCACCGTGGCCGGGAGTGGGACCGCCGGGTACGCCGGGGACGGGGGGCTGGCCACGGCCGCCAAGATCGCCGCCCCCGTGGTCGGCAAGCCGTCCGAACTGGCCCTCGACGCGGCCGGCGACATCTTTTTCGCGGACACGGGCAACAACCGGATCCGCGAAGTCAACGCCACGACCCACGTGATTTCGACGGTCGCCGGCAACGGGACGACCAACCTCCCGAACGGGGACAACGGGCAGGCGACGGCGGCCAGCCTCAATCAGCCGGCCGGGGTCACGGTGGACGGGTCCGGGAACCTGTTCATCTCGGACTCGACGCGCGGGAGCATTCGGAAGGTCACCGCCAAGACCGGAATCATCACGACCTACGCCGGCACGGGGACGCCGGGGTACAGCGGGGACGGCGGAAAGGCGACCTCCGCCACCCTGACGAACCCGACGGGCGTCGCGATCGACTCGGCCGGGAACGTCTACTTCGCGGACACCGGCAACCAGCGGGTCCGCGAAATCACGGCGGCGACCGCGGTCATTACCACCGTCGCGGGGAACGGGACTAAAGGGTACACCGACACTGCGGCCGCGCTGACCTTCCCCGTGGCCGCCGTGGCCGATTCCGCCGGCGACCTCTTCGTCGTCGACCAGACCAAAAACGAAGTCCTCGAGGTGAGCGGCGCGACCGGGATCACGTCGGTCTTCGCCGGGAACGGCAAGGCCGGCTACCTGGGCGACAACGGCCAGGCCACCGCGGCGGAACTGAACGCCCCCTCGGGGATCGCCCTCGACCCGGCCGGGAACGTGTACATCGCGGACACCAAGAACGGCGCGATCCGCAAGATCAACATCAAGACCGGGGTGATCACCACCGTCGCCGGGAACGGGACGAACGCCCCGGGGGGCGTCGGCGACAACGGGCAGGCCACGGCCGCCGAACTGAACTCCCCGGTCGGCCTCGCCATCGATTCGTTCGGCAACCTGTTCATCGCGGAGACCGCTCGGATCCGGGAAGTGACAACCTCGACCGGCCGGATCACGACGGTCGCCGGCAGTACCGTCCCCACGCTCGGCTTCACTGGCAACGGTGGCCCGGCCACGGCCGCCACCATCAACCCGTCCGCCGTCTCGGTGGGTTCGACCGGGAGTACGGCCGGGGATCTATTCATAGCCGACGCGACCGATAATCGTGTTTACGAAGTGGTGCAATCGACCGGGATCATCACGTCCATCGCCGGGACCGGGAAAGCCGGGTACTCGGGCGACGGCGCGCCGGCTACGGCCGCCCAGCTGAGCGCACCGGCCGGCGTGTACGTCGACACGGCCGGGAACGTGATCATCTCGGACACCGGCAACAACCGCGTCCGGGAGATCGCCGCGACGAACGGGGTGATCGTCACGATCGCCGGGACCGGGACAGCCGGGTTCTCGGGCGACGGCGGCCAGGCCGGGGTCGCCATGGTCTCGGCGCCCAACGGCCTCTCGGAGGACGCGAAGGGGGATCTGTTCATCGCGGACACGGGCAACCAGCGCGTCCGCGAGATCACCACGGCCAACGCCCCGTCCTTCACGGCCGACACCCCGCCGGCGGCCGGGGCCGGAACGCCGTACTCCTACCAGTTCGTGGCGACCGGCATCCCCGCCCCGACGTACTCGATCGACACGCCCCCCGCCTGGGCCACGTTCGACCCGAACACCGGGATTCTGAGCGGCACACCGCCCGCCGGCGGGACGTTTAAATTCAACATCACGGCGACCAACGGCGTGTCGCCGAACGCGACGGTCCCCGTTACGCTCGTGGTCCTGCCGGCGCAAGTCATCTCGTTCACGCTAGCCAGCCCGGTCATCTACGGGGTTCCGCCGATCACGCTGTCCGCCACCGGCGGGGCGTCGGGCAACGCGGTCACGTTCTCGGTCGTGTCCGGCCCGGGGACGATCGCGGGGAACACCCTGACGGTCACGGGGGCCGGGAACATCGTGGTCGAGGCCGACCAGGGCGGGAACACCTCGTTCGCCCCCGCGAACCCCGTCCGGCAAACGCTGGTCGTCGAGAAGGCGTCCCAAACGATCGCGTTCTCGCTCTCCAGTCCGGTCGTGTACGGCACGCCGCCGCTCACCCTGTCCGCCGCCGGCGGCGCGTCCACGAGCTCGGTCACGTTCTCGGTCGTGTCCGGCCCCGGAACGATTTCCGGGAGTACCCTGACGGTCACGGGGGTCGGGAGCATCGTGGTCGAGGCCGACCAGGCCGCGGACCCCAACTACACCGCGGCCCCGCCCGTCCAGCAAGTTTTGCAAGTCATTCCGGCGGGGCAAACGATCTCGTTCCCCGCGATCGGCCCCCTGACTTACGGGGTCGCCCCCTTCGGGCTCCAGGCCACGGGCGGGCCCTCGGGCAACCCGGTCACGTTCTCGATCGTGTCCGGCCCCGGGACGATCACGGGGAACGTGCTGAAGGTGACCGGGGCCGGGAACATCGTGGTCGAGGCCGACGAGGCCGCCAGCACGCTGTACGCGGCCGCGACCCCCGTCCAGCAGACGATCCAGGTGAACAAGGCCCCGCTCGTCGTGACGGCCAACAACGTGACCGCCGTGGCCACGAGTAAGATCCCGACGCTGACGTATTCCGTGTCCGGGCTCGTGAACGGCGACGCCGCGTCCGTCGTGTCGGGCGTCTCGCTCACGACCTCGGCGACGAACAGCAGTCCCCCCGGCACGTACCCGATCCAGATCTCCGGCGGTACGGCCGCGAACTACGCCCTGACCTTGACCGGCGGCACCCTGATCCTGACGGTCCCGGGGGCGACCCAGATTGGGACGTCGCAGTTCGCCGTCGGGACCGACGCCGGCACCCCCGGGACCGTCACCCTGTACAACCCGGACCAGTCGGTCGTCAACACCCTGACCCCGTTCGGCACCGGCTTCACCGGCGGCGTCCGCGTGGCGTCCGCGGACTTCAACGGCGACGGTACCGCGGACATTGTGGTCGGCACCGGCCCGGGCGTGGTCACCCAGGTCGAGGTGTTGGACGGGAAGACGGGGGCCGTGTTGTTCAGCGTCCAGCCGTTCGAGTCGTCGTTCACCGGGGGGGTGTTCGTCGCGGTCGGCGATCTGACCGGCAGCGGTTACCCCGACCTCATCATCACCCCCGACGAGGGCGGCGGCCCGCGGGTCCGGGTGTTCGACGGCAAGTCGTTCGCGCTGGTCGCCGATTTCTTCGGCATTCAGGACACGAGCTTCCGGGGCGGCGCCCAGGCGGCCGTCGGCGACATTACCGGGTCCGGGTACGGGGATCTCGTCGTGGCGGCCGGATACGGGGGCGGCCCGCGGGTGGCCGCGTACGACGGCAGGTCGGTGATCGCGGGCAAGCCGACGAAGCTGTTCGGCGACTTCTTCGCGTTCGAGTCGAGCGTGCGGAACGGCGTCAACCTGGCGGTCGGCGACGTCAACGGCGACGGGAAGGCGGACATCGTTGTCGGCGGCGGCGCGGGGAGCAGTCCGCGGGTCGCGATCTTCGACGGCGCGTCCCTGGTGACGAGCCACACGTTGGTCGAGGACGCGGACTTCTTCGCGGGCGACCCGAACAGTCGGAACGGCATCCGCGTCGCGATCAAGAACCTGGACGGCGATCAGTACGCGGACCTCGTGACCGGGTCCGGGACGAACGACGGCAGCCACGTCACCCTCTACGACGGCTCGGCCATCGTGGCGAACCCGGGAGCGCCGGTCGCCGCGGGCGCGTTCGACGCGTACCTGGGCTACCTGGGCGGGGTGTTCGTGGGGTAA
- a CDS encoding type II toxin-antitoxin system RelE/ParE family toxin has translation MSFTVVLLPRAKADIRTIGEWFGKPNKSAEARWRKRILQAVDALTTDPVRYPLAEDAMDLGLDLRELIVGRRRGIAHRILFTIDDQTVHVLRVRHASQDRLSDDDL, from the coding sequence ATGTCCTTCACGGTCGTCTTGCTCCCGCGGGCGAAGGCCGACATCCGGACTATCGGCGAGTGGTTCGGCAAGCCTAATAAATCTGCCGAGGCACGATGGCGGAAACGAATACTTCAAGCGGTCGATGCACTGACCACCGATCCCGTTCGCTATCCTCTGGCCGAAGACGCCATGGATTTGGGATTAGACCTTCGGGAATTGATTGTCGGTCGACGACGGGGAATCGCTCACCGCATTCTATTCACCATCGACGACCAGACCGTTCATGTGCTTCGCGTCCGTCACGCTTCCCAGGACCGGCTCTCGGACGACGACCTCTAA
- a CDS encoding PSD1 and planctomycete cytochrome C domain-containing protein, which translates to MTSLFPGRKSPAVWLIAIVILANPFGVRATPPSPEAVAFFEKEVRPVLVEQCQKCHGPKKQESGLRLDSRAALLKGGEGGPAVVPGQPSKGTLLPAVRHTGETQMPPDKKLSERQITALTKWVTDGAAWPDDATTTRPGGAAALDRNHWAFRPVTSPPVPSVRDAAWPLTDIDRFVLAKQEAAGLKPVGTADKRTLIRRVTFDLTGLPPTPEEIAAFLADPSPDAFSKVVDQLLASKHYGERWGRHWLDVARYADTAGDGADYPVREAYKYRDWVIAAFNADQPYDQFVREQIAGDILARNGPPDRYAARVTATGFLAVGKRYGYSPTPDYQYLDFADAIESVGRSLLGLSLGCARCHDHKYEPVSMNDYYALYGILQSTKWAFPGGEEQKRPSSFPPLVPPEEAARRDKARADELTRLDADIRRLKAERATLDGKAFAGGIDLGFEGQTLGKPPTGAWLSEGPNVVHAEAQSPYTQVHPAGTRGVRVGTGQPNNGVRYVFENGLRATPGKQMHFAIDFRTVAAANKAETKAGAYRFYLGRGVIASLALECSVTATEFAVRSGTKWEVVRKLEPGTWYTLRLTLDPAAKTYAGVVGKPGDLTEFRDKGLGPTWDGVLDTFICDAIGHVAGPAPPHDLDNVGLQETPFAAPGGPSAVILAPPADLKERIAKLDVALKTATKHRDEVAAAEIYAVAYGVSEGTPVNARIQKRGEPDKLGPEVPRRFLEVLGGDPLPPGSSGSGRLALADWIARPSNPLTARVMVNRVWQWHFGRGLVATPSDFGTRGESPSHPELLDWLAARFVASGWSVKALHRLILQSRVYQLAGTDDPAGLRSDPGNRLLWRFARMPLDAEAVRDAMLAVSGRLNRDAPATHPFPPVNTWGYTIHNPFHAVYDSDHRSVYLMIQRNRRHPFLSLFDAADPNLSTAERMPTITPTQALYLMNSPFVHEQSEAFARKLLAYNSDDRGRIRHAFEAAHGRIPGDGEVSDTVAFLNAYRAKAGERGLKPEQQSVTAWAALGRVLLTSNAFLYVE; encoded by the coding sequence ATGACCTCACTGTTTCCGGGTCGGAAATCTCCGGCGGTCTGGCTCATCGCGATTGTCATTCTGGCGAACCCGTTTGGGGTTCGGGCCACCCCGCCATCGCCCGAAGCGGTCGCCTTTTTCGAGAAGGAAGTTCGTCCGGTTCTCGTCGAGCAATGTCAGAAATGTCACGGCCCGAAAAAGCAGGAATCCGGCTTGCGCCTCGACTCCCGTGCGGCCCTGCTAAAAGGGGGCGAAGGCGGGCCGGCCGTCGTTCCGGGGCAACCGAGCAAAGGCACTCTGCTCCCGGCCGTTCGCCACACCGGCGAAACGCAGATGCCGCCGGACAAGAAGTTGTCCGAGCGGCAGATCACCGCTCTGACCAAATGGGTGACGGACGGGGCGGCGTGGCCCGACGACGCGACGACCACCCGGCCGGGTGGCGCCGCCGCGCTCGACCGCAACCACTGGGCGTTCCGCCCGGTGACGAGTCCGCCAGTGCCGTCCGTCCGTGACGCGGCGTGGCCGCTGACCGACATCGATCGGTTCGTGCTGGCGAAGCAAGAAGCGGCCGGGCTCAAGCCGGTCGGCACGGCCGACAAGCGGACGCTCATCCGCCGCGTGACGTTCGACCTGACCGGATTGCCGCCGACGCCCGAAGAAATCGCAGCGTTCCTCGCAGACCCGTCGCCGGACGCCTTCTCGAAAGTCGTTGACCAGCTTCTGGCGTCGAAGCATTACGGCGAGCGGTGGGGCCGCCACTGGCTGGACGTGGCCCGGTACGCGGACACGGCCGGCGACGGTGCCGACTACCCGGTCCGCGAGGCGTACAAGTATCGCGACTGGGTCATCGCAGCGTTCAACGCTGATCAGCCTTACGACCAGTTCGTCCGCGAGCAGATTGCCGGCGACATCCTCGCACGCAACGGCCCGCCGGACCGGTATGCCGCCCGCGTGACGGCCACCGGGTTTCTGGCCGTCGGCAAGCGTTACGGCTACAGTCCCACGCCGGACTACCAGTACCTCGATTTCGCCGACGCGATCGAATCCGTCGGCCGCTCACTGCTCGGCTTGTCGCTCGGCTGCGCCCGCTGCCACGACCACAAATACGAGCCGGTGAGCATGAACGACTATTACGCCCTTTACGGCATCCTCCAGAGCACCAAGTGGGCGTTCCCCGGTGGCGAGGAACAGAAACGGCCATCGAGTTTCCCGCCACTCGTTCCGCCGGAGGAGGCTGCCCGCCGGGACAAGGCCCGCGCGGACGAACTGACCCGTCTAGATGCCGACATCCGGCGATTGAAAGCCGAACGGGCGACCCTCGACGGGAAAGCGTTCGCCGGGGGAATCGACCTTGGATTCGAGGGGCAGACGTTGGGCAAGCCACCGACAGGCGCCTGGCTGTCGGAAGGCCCGAACGTGGTCCACGCCGAAGCCCAGAGCCCGTACACCCAGGTCCACCCGGCGGGCACGCGCGGCGTTCGCGTCGGGACCGGTCAGCCGAACAACGGCGTGCGCTATGTGTTTGAGAACGGCTTGAGGGCGACACCCGGCAAGCAGATGCACTTCGCGATCGACTTCCGCACCGTCGCCGCGGCGAACAAGGCGGAGACCAAGGCCGGAGCCTACCGATTCTACCTCGGCCGCGGCGTGATCGCGTCGCTCGCGCTGGAATGCAGCGTGACGGCGACCGAGTTCGCGGTCCGCAGCGGCACGAAGTGGGAGGTCGTCCGCAAGCTCGAACCGGGGACGTGGTACACCCTCCGTCTGACGCTCGACCCGGCGGCGAAGACTTACGCCGGGGTCGTAGGCAAGCCGGGCGACTTGACCGAGTTTCGCGACAAGGGGCTCGGCCCGACCTGGGACGGCGTGTTGGACACATTCATCTGCGACGCCATCGGGCACGTCGCCGGCCCGGCTCCTCCCCATGACCTGGATAATGTCGGCCTCCAGGAGACACCGTTCGCCGCTCCCGGTGGCCCGTCGGCCGTTATCCTCGCGCCGCCGGCCGACCTGAAAGAGCGCATCGCAAAACTGGATGTGGCTCTGAAGACCGCGACGAAGCACCGGGACGAAGTGGCGGCGGCCGAGATTTACGCGGTGGCTTACGGTGTGAGCGAGGGAACGCCGGTCAACGCTCGCATCCAGAAGCGGGGCGAGCCGGATAAACTCGGCCCGGAAGTGCCCCGGCGGTTCCTCGAAGTTCTCGGCGGCGACCCGCTCCCACCAGGCTCATCTGGCAGCGGCCGACTGGCGTTGGCCGACTGGATCGCTCGACCGTCGAACCCGCTCACCGCCCGGGTGATGGTGAACCGCGTCTGGCAGTGGCACTTCGGCCGCGGGCTCGTGGCCACGCCCAGCGACTTCGGCACCCGCGGCGAGTCGCCGAGCCACCCGGAACTCCTCGACTGGCTGGCCGCCCGCTTCGTCGCGTCCGGGTGGTCCGTGAAGGCGCTCCACCGGCTGATCCTCCAATCCCGCGTCTACCAACTCGCCGGAACCGACGACCCGGCGGGGCTCCGGTCCGACCCGGGCAATCGGCTCCTCTGGCGGTTCGCCCGGATGCCGTTGGACGCGGAAGCCGTTCGCGACGCGATGCTCGCCGTGAGCGGGCGACTGAACCGCGACGCCCCGGCCACCCACCCGTTTCCCCCGGTCAACACCTGGGGCTACACCATCCACAACCCGTTTCACGCCGTTTACGACTCCGACCACCGGAGCGTATACCTCATGATCCAACGCAACCGGCGCCACCCGTTCCTGTCCTTGTTCGACGCCGCCGACCCGAATCTGAGTACGGCCGAACGGATGCCGACGATCACCCCGACGCAGGCGCTTTACCTGATGAACTCGCCGTTCGTCCACGAGCAGTCGGAGGCGTTCGCCCGCAAGTTACTGGCTTACAACAGCGATGACAGAGGACGAATTCGGCACGCGTTCGAGGCGGCTCACGGACGGATACCGGGAGACGGTGAAGTGTCGGACACGGTTGCCTTCCTCAACGCCTACCGGGCCAAGGCGGGCGAGCGCGGACTGAAGCCCGAGCAGCAATCGGTGACGGCATGGGCGGCGTTGGGGCGGGTGCTGCTGACGAGCAATGCGTTTTTGTACGTGGAGTGA
- a CDS encoding DUF1501 domain-containing protein, translating into MTPATHPSRRQFLHRASGGFGALALAGMWADAHAASTPSGDPLAARPGHFPAKADRVIFIFSTGGVSHVDTFDHKPKLIADHGKSITATRWLNKPGQFERFLIRPRWEFKPYGKSGILVSDLFPHLGSVIDDVSVLNAMHCESDGHDKATLAAHTGSAQFARPSAGSWVSYGLGTVNRQLPSFMVLAPAAPYAGAQTWGSDFLPACHQGTHVVPGKEPLPNLRPRVPTAELQQMELDLLGKLNRHHLEQRAADQALDARIRSFETAFGMQREAPEAFDLTRESDETLKLYGVDRTATSGFGWQCLVARRLAERGVRFLELIDVGSSNNWDSHGNMADHAKLAKAIDQPIAGLLTDLKRRGMLDRTLVVWTTEFGRTPFHQQANHAGREHHNLCFTSWLAGGGVKGGVVHGKSDEYGILATEGRVHTHDLHATILHLLGIDHEKLTYRHAGRDYRLTDVAGEVVKGILV; encoded by the coding sequence ATGACCCCCGCTACCCATCCCAGCCGCCGCCAGTTCCTTCACCGCGCCTCCGGCGGCTTCGGCGCGTTGGCCTTGGCCGGGATGTGGGCCGACGCTCACGCCGCATCCACCCCATCGGGCGATCCCCTCGCCGCCCGGCCGGGCCATTTCCCGGCCAAGGCGGACCGGGTCATCTTCATCTTCTCCACCGGCGGCGTGTCGCACGTCGACACGTTCGACCACAAGCCGAAGCTGATCGCCGACCACGGCAAATCGATCACCGCGACCCGCTGGCTGAACAAGCCGGGCCAGTTCGAGCGGTTCCTGATCCGCCCGCGCTGGGAGTTCAAGCCTTACGGCAAGAGCGGCATTCTCGTCAGTGATCTCTTCCCGCACCTCGGGTCGGTCATCGACGACGTGAGCGTGCTGAACGCCATGCACTGCGAGAGCGACGGGCACGACAAGGCGACCCTGGCGGCCCACACCGGGTCGGCCCAGTTCGCCCGGCCGAGCGCCGGGTCGTGGGTCAGTTACGGGCTCGGAACGGTCAACCGCCAGTTGCCGTCGTTCATGGTGTTGGCCCCGGCCGCCCCTTACGCCGGCGCCCAGACGTGGGGGAGCGACTTCCTCCCCGCCTGCCACCAGGGCACACACGTCGTACCCGGGAAGGAGCCGCTGCCCAACCTCCGGCCCCGGGTGCCGACGGCCGAACTTCAGCAGATGGAACTCGACCTACTCGGCAAGCTGAACCGCCACCACCTCGAACAACGGGCGGCCGACCAGGCGCTGGACGCCCGCATCCGGTCGTTCGAGACCGCGTTCGGGATGCAGCGGGAAGCCCCGGAAGCGTTCGATTTGACGCGGGAGTCGGACGAGACCTTGAAGCTGTACGGCGTCGACCGGACGGCCACCTCCGGCTTCGGCTGGCAGTGTCTGGTCGCTCGTCGGTTGGCCGAGCGGGGCGTGCGATTCCTGGAATTAATCGACGTGGGATCGAGCAACAACTGGGATTCCCACGGGAACATGGCCGACCACGCGAAGCTCGCCAAGGCGATCGACCAGCCGATCGCGGGTCTACTCACCGACCTGAAGCGGCGGGGGATGTTGGATCGGACGCTGGTCGTCTGGACGACCGAGTTCGGCCGCACACCCTTTCACCAGCAGGCCAACCACGCCGGCCGGGAACACCACAACCTCTGCTTCACCTCCTGGCTGGCCGGCGGCGGCGTCAAGGGCGGGGTGGTCCACGGCAAGTCCGACGAGTATGGCATCCTGGCCACCGAAGGCCGCGTCCACACGCACGACCTACATGCGACCATCCTTCACCTGCTCGGCATCGACCACGAGAAGTTGACCTACCGGCACGCCGGCCGCGACTACCGGCTTACCGATGTAGCCGGTGAGGTCGTGAAGGGGATTCTGGTCTGA